DNA from Amorphoplanes friuliensis DSM 7358:
GAAGGCGAAGAAGGGCTGGCTGGAGGATCGCCGGCCGAACGCCAACATGGACCCGTACGTGGTCACCGGAATGATCATCGAGACGTGCTGCGGTGCGCTCGCCGAGGAAGCGTCGGCCTGATCCACACTGCTGTCCGGCGCGGGGCTCAGAACCTCGCGCTGGACAGCGGGTCGGGCTCGTCGACCTGATCGTGCAGGACGCTGAGCACGATGTCGGCCAGGTCGAGGTCCATCACGGCGTTGCCGACGGCGTCGGTCGAGATGAACGTCGTGGTCATGCCCTTGGCGCGCCAGGCCCGCTCGATCGCCGAGTGGGTGCCGCCGATGGCCTTCGCCGACCCGATCACCGCGATCAGGTCCTCCTGTGAAGCACTGCCGGGAGAGGCCTGCGCGACCTGCCGGATGTATTCCGTGCGCTTCTCGCCGTAGCCGCGCAGCAGCGCCACGACCTTCTCCCGGATGACGGCAGGGTCGTGGATCGCCTCGGCACGCGCGGCACTGAGCCTGTCCAGGACCGCGCGGGCCTCGGCGATGTCGGAGTCGAGGTCAGGGTTGAGCGTGAGAGTGAGTGTCAGCATCTCTCATTGATAGCGCGTATCTATAAAGACCACAAGTAGAGTGCTTATAGATCTACCGCGACTCGCGGAGCGATCGGGTCCCACTCACTGGCCAGGACTCGGGGGCTCTGCTGCGGGGGCAGCACCAGCTTGTAACCGACCTGGCGCACGGTGCCGATCATCGACTCGTACTCGCTGCCGAGCTTGGCGCGCAGCCGGCGCACGTGCACGTCGACGGTGCGGTGCCCGCCGAAGTAGTCGAAGCCCCAGACCTCGCGCAGCAACTGGTCGCGGCTGAAGACCCGGCCCGGGTGCTGGGCCAGGAACTTCAACAGCTCGAACTCCTTGTACGTGAGATCGAGCGTGCGTCCCTTGAGTCGCGCCGAGTAGGTGTGCGGGTCGATGCTGAGCTCACCCGCGGTGACCATGCCGCTGGAGACACCACCGGCGGCACCGGAGACCCGGGCCGTCGTCAGCCGCAGCCGCGCCTCGACCTCGGCCGGTCCCGCGCTGGTCAGGAGCACGTCGTCCAGTCCCCAGTCGGCGGCCATGGCGACCAGCCCGGCCTCCTCGACCACGGCCAGCAGCGGCACACGCAGCCCGGTCGTGCGCAGCAGACGGGACAGATCACGGGCTTCGAGCAGGTCACGCCGCGCGTCCACGAGCACCACATCGGGATCGGCGCCGGACACGAGGGCCTGTACGTCGTAGGTGCCGACCCGCAGCGAGTGCCGCAGCAGATCGAGCGCCGGTAGGGCTCGATCCTCCGCAGCGGCGCCGGGTCGG
Protein-coding regions in this window:
- a CDS encoding winged helix-turn-helix transcriptional regulator, yielding MEILLLATRPGAAAEDRALPALDLLRHSLRVGTYDVQALVSGADPDVVLVDARRDLLEARDLSRLLRTTGLRVPLLAVVEEAGLVAMAADWGLDDVLLTSAGPAEVEARLRLTTARVSGAAGGVSSGMVTAGELSIDPHTYSARLKGRTLDLTYKEFELLKFLAQHPGRVFSRDQLLREVWGFDYFGGHRTVDVHVRRLRAKLGSEYESMIGTVRQVGYKLVLPPQQSPRVLASEWDPIAPRVAVDL